One window from the genome of Grus americana isolate bGruAme1 chromosome 2, bGruAme1.mat, whole genome shotgun sequence encodes:
- the TRIL gene encoding TLR4 interactor with leucine rich repeats, with the protein MGAPRRVRLMVLPRVLWGSVPLFLLLLPAAEPICPEPCDCQQHQHLLCTNRGLRSVPKAAEPQDILTYSLGGNFIANISAFDFHRLAGLQRLDLQYNRIRSLHPKAFERLGRLEELYLGNNLLPALAPGTLSALAKLRILYVNANEIGRLSAASFSGLGSLVKLRLDGNELGSLGDSTFSGLPNLLYLHLESNRIRWLSRGAFTGLAKLRFLDLSGNQQSSLRHPDIFGPLRSLHTLLLASNSLQQLTGGLFQHLPGLAKLSLSGNRLAHLDPDAFTGLSSLKELRLEGNLLSHLPAALLEPLSSLEALDLSRNALTALHPATFGHLGHLRELSLRDNALATLPGELFASSPALYRLELEGNAWSCDCRLRGLKHWLGAWHSQGRLLTVFVQCRLPPTLAGKYLDYLQDAQLPPPQDGGPCHDGASLSSASPPPAAEEQRWPPPAAEGLGSNSSGAGLPRGPPGPPPSASTARLLGAPEGAAVAAPRAAAETVSPTPLLPARPAASGPAPPSAAWPRRAGKPRSAPAAGVPPLVSDPCDFNKLFLCNLSVEAVGSSSVTVRWAVRPHRSPRLLGPVRFRLLFDRFGAAVKFQRFVYLPERGEPATTLRELRPDTPYLVCVEGVLGGRVCPVAPRDHCAGLVTLPEGGAAAAGGPRGPDQQLLTLVLLAVNALLLFAALAAWASRLLRKKVLGQRRRKAAPVHVRQLYSTRRPLRSMGTGVSADFSGFQSHRPPRGAACALSEADLIEFPCERFMDSGGSTRHGDDHLLQRFAD; encoded by the coding sequence ATGGGGGCACCGCGCCGGGTCCGCCTGATGGTGCTGCCGCGGGTACTCTGGGGCTCcgtccccctcttcctcctgctgctgcccgcgGCCGAGCCCATCTGCCCCGAGCCATGCGACTGCCAGCAGCATCAGCACCTCCTCTGCACCAACCGGGGCCTGCGCTCGGTGCCCAAGGCTGCCGAGCCCCAGGATATCCTCACCTACAGCCTCGGGGGCAACTTCATCGCCAACATCTCCGCCTTCGACTTCCACCGCCTGGCAGGGCTCCAGCGCCTGGACCTGCAGTACAATAGGATCCGCTCGCTGCATCCCAAGGCCTTTGAGCGCCTGGGTCGGTTGGAGGAGCTCTACTTGGGCAACAACCTGCTGCCGGCACTGGCCCCTGGCACCCTCAGCGCCCTGGCCAAGCTGCGCATCCTCTACGTGAACGCCAACGAGATCGGCCGCCTCAGCGCTGCCTCCTTCTCTGGCCTCGGCAGCCTTGTCAAGCTGCGGTTGGATGGCAATGAGCTGGGCTCGCTGGGCGACTCCACCTTCTCAGGGCTGCCGAACTTACTCTACCTGCACCTGGAGTCCAACCGCATCCGATGGCTGAGCCGCGGTGCTTTCACTGGCCTGGCTAAGCTGCGCTTCCTCGACCTCTCAGGGAACCAGCAGAGCTCCCTTCGCCACCCGGACATCTTCGGGCCGCTGCGCTCCCTCCacaccctgctgctggccagcaacagcctgcagcagctgacAGGGGGGCTCTTCCAGCACTTGCCTGGCTTGGCGAAGCTCTCGCTCAGTGGAAACCGTCTGGCTCACCTGGACCCAGATGCCTTCACGGGGCTGAGTTCGCTGAAGGAGCTCCGCCTGGAGGGAAACCTGCTGAGCCACCTGCCCGCTGCCCTTCTGGAGCCACTGAGCAGCCTGGAGGCGCTGGATCTGAGCCGCAACGCACTGACTGCCCTGCACCCTGCAACCTTTGGCCACCTCGGCCACTTGCGGGAGCTCAGCCTGCGAGACAATGCGCTGGCCACCCTCCCTGGCGAGCTCTTTGCTTCCAGCCCCGCTCTCTACCGcctggagctggaggggaaCGCCTGGAGCTGCGACTGCCGCCTCCGCGGCCTCAAGCACTGGCTGGGGGCCTGGCACTCCCAGGGCCGCCTGCTCACCGTCTTCGTGCAGTGCCGCCTGCCGCCCACCCTGGCCGGCAAGTACCTCGACTACCTGCAGGACGCCCAGCTGCCGCCGCCGCAAGACGGCGGCCCCTGCCACGACGGTGCGTCTCTCTCCTCCGCGTCCCCCCCGCCGGCAGCCGAGGAGCAGCGCTggccgccgccggccgccgAGGGGCTCGGCAGCAACAGCAGCGGCGCGGGGTTACCCCGCGggccgccggggccgccgccgtcCGCCTCCACCGCCCGCCTGCTGGGGGCGCCCGAAGGCGCGGCGGTGGCGGCACCGAGGGCCGCGGCGGAGACAGTGAGCCCCACACCGCTGCTGCCGGCCCGCCCGGCGGCCTCCGGGCCGGCGCCGCCCAGCGCGGCGTGGCCCCGGCGGGCCGGCAAGCCCCGCTCGGCGCCGGCCGCCGGGGTCCCGCCGTTGGTGTCCGACCCGTGCGACTTCAATAAGCTGTTCCTCTGCAACCTGTCGGTGGAGGCGGTGGGCTCCAGCTCGGTGACGGTGCGCTGGGCCGTGCGACCGCACCGCAGTCCTCGTCTGCTGGGGCCGGTGCGGTTCCGCCTCCTCTTCGACCGCTTCGGTGCCGCCGTCAAGTTCCAGCGCTTCGTCTACCTGCCGGAGCGCGGGGAGCCGGCCACCACCCTGCGGGAGCTCCGCCCGGACACCCCCTACCTCGTCTGCGTCGAGGGCGTCCTCGGCGGCCGCGTGTGCCCGGTGGCGCCACGGGATCACTGCGCCGGGCTGGTCACCCTGCCCGAGGGCGGCGCGGCAGCGGCGGGCGGGCCCCGTGGCCCCGACCAGCAGCTCCTcaccctggtgctgctggcGGTGAACGCGCTGCTGCTCTTCGCGGCGCTAGCGGCCTGGGCCTCCCGCCTGCTGCGGAAGAAGGTGCTAGGGCAGCGGCGGAGGAAGGCGGCCCCTGTCCATGTCCGGCAGCTCTATTCCACCCGCCGGCCCCTCCGCTCCATGGGCACCGGTGTCTCCGCCGACTTCTCGGGCTTCCAGTCCCACCGGCCGCCCCGTGGCGCTGCTTGCGCCCTCAGCGAGGCCGACCTCATCGAATTCCCCTGTGAGCGCTTCATGGACAGCGGCGGCAGCACCCGCCATGGCGACGACCACCTGCTGCAGCGGTTTGCCGACTGA